One segment of Leptospirillum ferrooxidans C2-3 DNA contains the following:
- a CDS encoding ThiF family adenylyltransferase codes for MSTTFVYEEAFSRNIGWITKAEQQILRKKRIAIAGMGGVGGVHLLTLARLGIGAFHIADLDVFETVNFNRQVGATIPHLGKPKAETLSKMALEINPELDIKVFPKGVDKDNLPDFFNGVDLYIDGLDFFAFSARQVTYASLTRLGIPATIAAPLGMGAALLNFLPGQMTFEDYFGWGDSSDDEKGLLFLLGLAPARLHFNYLVDPAAVNLEEHRGPSTIMACQICAGMAATEALKILLKRGEVLAAPRGLQFDAYRNKLSKTWLPGGNRNPLQRLALMFARKKLDGLKKH; via the coding sequence ATGAGCACGACATTCGTCTACGAAGAAGCCTTTTCCAGAAATATCGGATGGATCACAAAAGCCGAACAACAGATCCTCAGGAAGAAAAGAATCGCCATCGCCGGAATGGGCGGAGTCGGAGGCGTTCATCTCCTAACCCTCGCCAGACTGGGAATCGGCGCTTTTCATATCGCCGATCTCGATGTCTTTGAAACGGTCAACTTCAACCGTCAGGTCGGTGCCACGATCCCTCACCTGGGAAAACCCAAGGCCGAGACCCTTTCGAAGATGGCGCTTGAGATCAACCCCGAACTCGACATCAAGGTCTTTCCAAAAGGGGTGGACAAAGACAATCTTCCCGATTTTTTTAACGGTGTGGATCTCTATATCGACGGTCTCGACTTTTTCGCTTTTTCCGCCAGACAGGTGACCTATGCCTCCCTTACAAGACTCGGAATTCCTGCGACGATTGCCGCCCCTCTCGGAATGGGAGCAGCCCTTTTGAACTTTCTCCCCGGGCAGATGACATTTGAAGACTATTTTGGCTGGGGCGATTCCTCGGACGATGAAAAAGGTCTTCTCTTTCTTTTGGGACTGGCTCCGGCCAGACTCCATTTCAATTATCTCGTCGACCCCGCAGCAGTCAACCTCGAAGAGCATCGTGGCCCTTCCACTATCATGGCCTGCCAGATCTGCGCCGGAATGGCCGCAACCGAAGCCTTGAAAATCCTCTTAAAGCGGGGAGAGGTTCTCGCCGCACCCCGTGGACTTCAGTTCGATGCCTACAGAAACAAACTTTCCAAAACATGGCTTCCCGGCGGGAACAGAAATCCGCTCCAGCGTCTGGCCCTGATGTTTGCGAGAAAAAAACTCGACGGTCTCAAAAAACACTGA
- a CDS encoding Hcp family type VI secretion system effector, protein MPMPCYLHLQGKQQGKIEGSCSIKGREGTIQVQAFDYAVELPKNPQTGLPTGRRVHNPIMITKEIDKSSPKLFQALCTGEQMSKVTLDWYRINPQGKEEKYYTTELENATVVSMRTWMPNVLRTEDRQMGHMEDVSFAFEKITVTWADGGISGEDSWNSPKS, encoded by the coding sequence ATGCCGATGCCATGCTATCTCCATCTTCAGGGAAAACAACAGGGAAAAATTGAAGGATCCTGCTCCATCAAGGGACGCGAAGGCACCATCCAGGTTCAGGCGTTCGACTACGCTGTGGAGTTGCCTAAAAACCCCCAGACGGGACTCCCCACCGGCCGAAGGGTCCATAACCCGATCATGATCACCAAGGAAATCGACAAAAGTTCCCCGAAGCTCTTTCAGGCCCTTTGCACCGGAGAGCAGATGAGCAAGGTGACACTCGACTGGTACCGGATCAATCCCCAGGGGAAAGAAGAAAAGTACTACACGACGGAGCTCGAAAACGCCACCGTCGTCTCCATGCGCACATGGATGCCGAACGTCCTCAGAACCGAAGATCGCCAGATGGGCCATATGGAAGATGTCTCCTTCGCCTTCGAGAAGATCACCGTCACCTGGGCGGACGGGGGCATCTCCGGTGAAGATTCCTGGAATTCACCAAAAAGCTAG
- a CDS encoding PEP-CTERM sorting domain-containing protein (PEP-CTERM proteins occur, often in large numbers, in the proteomes of bacteria that also encode an exosortase, a predicted intramembrane cysteine proteinase. The presence of a PEP-CTERM domain at a protein's C-terminus predicts cleavage within the sorting domain, followed by covalent anchoring to some some component of the (usually Gram-negative) cell surface. Many PEP-CTERM proteins exhibit an unusual sequence composition that includes large numbers of potential glycosylation sites. Expression of one such protein has been shown restore the ability of a bacterium to form floc, a type of biofilm.), translating to MKNRIKYTMLLTLFPALMILATNEEARATIMDFSYTGSIETYIIPTSGTYDITAYGAQGGGYGSTGAIAGGMGAVIGGDLSLSSGEVLQILTGGMGASAADPGGSFGGGGGGSFVALGSSLSTATPLVVAGGGGGSGTGEYNGVPQGGPGIISPSGTGTSGGTLGMGGGGGGFSGPAGATGTYGGDGVGGSSFQNGGAGGSGGTYVSFGSGFTGSNGGFGGGGGNGGGGGGYTGGEGGGQPDGGNGEGGSSFFLGTPTVAIAGDNSGNGLITLSFITNASSPSGTPEPSTWLLFGTGMALMGAMELRKRMGLMNKA from the coding sequence ATGAAAAACAGAATTAAGTATACCATGTTGCTCACACTATTCCCTGCATTGATGATTCTTGCAACGAATGAAGAGGCCCGGGCTACGATAATGGATTTCAGCTACACAGGGTCAATTGAAACCTACATAATACCCACCTCCGGGACCTACGATATTACCGCGTATGGGGCTCAAGGAGGGGGGTATGGAAGTACGGGCGCCATAGCAGGGGGAATGGGCGCTGTAATTGGAGGAGATTTATCCTTGAGCTCAGGAGAGGTGCTCCAAATTTTAACGGGAGGAATGGGTGCGAGCGCCGCCGATCCCGGAGGCAGCTTTGGCGGAGGCGGTGGTGGCAGCTTCGTTGCTTTGGGTAGCTCCCTTAGTACAGCAACTCCTCTGGTGGTTGCCGGTGGTGGTGGAGGCAGTGGTACTGGTGAATACAACGGGGTACCTCAAGGCGGGCCCGGAATCATCAGTCCATCTGGCACCGGTACTAGCGGTGGTACCCTCGGAATGGGCGGCGGCGGCGGTGGTTTTAGCGGACCTGCTGGAGCCACTGGTACTTACGGTGGCGATGGTGTTGGAGGTTCAAGTTTTCAAAACGGCGGTGCCGGCGGTTCAGGAGGGACATACGTCAGTTTTGGTAGCGGTTTTACAGGCTCAAATGGAGGATTTGGTGGTGGTGGTGGTAACGGTGGTGGCGGTGGCGGCTATACTGGAGGAGAGGGCGGAGGGCAACCCGACGGCGGTAACGGTGAGGGTGGAAGTTCATTCTTTCTCGGAACTCCAACAGTTGCTATAGCCGGTGACAACTCAGGAAACGGGCTGATCACCCTCTCATTCATAACGAATGCATCTTCCCCTTCGGGAACTCCTGAACCTTCGACATGGCTCCTCTTTGGCACAGGGATGGCCCTGATGGGAGCGATGGAACTCCGAAAACGAATGGGACTGATGAATAAGGCATAG
- a CDS encoding N-acyl amino acid synthase FeeM domain-containing protein, with protein sequence MADSSMAPTAAETEDIIAAFFTTVPNTLAPISLNKTEPESTEETFSERRQFRIRLANTPERRESANVLIDRMYAWKGYGRGSLVSENPHRITLITYGMENQVIGTISVGMDSPEGLFADENYHEELESLRNQGCRLCEYNALAVDSSIKSKRVLASLFHIAMLYPYGLFGYTDGVIEVAPNHAGFYRKMMGFTQIGEERICPRVNVPGVLLRGNFAEANERIARVGGLMDKETTDMSLFPYFFSKTDADGILGRLRNMA encoded by the coding sequence ATGGCCGATAGTTCGATGGCGCCGACTGCCGCTGAAACAGAAGACATTATCGCCGCTTTCTTCACGACCGTTCCCAACACACTCGCCCCCATCAGCCTCAACAAAACCGAGCCCGAGTCCACTGAAGAGACCTTCTCCGAACGCCGCCAGTTCCGGATCCGTCTTGCCAATACCCCCGAACGACGTGAATCCGCGAACGTCCTCATCGACCGGATGTATGCGTGGAAAGGATATGGTCGAGGCAGTCTTGTCAGCGAAAACCCCCACCGGATCACCCTGATCACCTACGGAATGGAAAATCAGGTCATTGGAACCATTTCCGTCGGGATGGATTCTCCGGAGGGACTTTTCGCGGATGAAAACTACCACGAGGAGCTGGAGTCTCTCCGAAACCAGGGTTGTCGGCTTTGCGAATACAACGCATTGGCCGTGGACTCGAGCATCAAGTCCAAAAGGGTTCTCGCCAGCCTGTTTCACATCGCCATGCTTTACCCCTATGGCCTCTTTGGTTATACTGACGGGGTCATTGAAGTGGCGCCAAACCATGCAGGATTTTACCGGAAGATGATGGGGTTCACCCAGATCGGGGAAGAACGGATCTGCCCGAGGGTCAATGTTCCGGGAGTTTTATTGAGAGGCAACTTTGCGGAAGCCAATGAGCGCATCGCAAGAGTCGGAGGGCTGATGGACAAGGAAACCACAGACATGTCCCTCTTCCCGTATTTCTTCAGCAAAACTGACGCAGACGGTATTCTGGGCCGTCTTAGAAACATGGCCTGA
- the tssG gene encoding type VI secretion system baseplate subunit TssG yields the protein MARAAGHTDTDLIALKKALEEDGDQYSFTQVIRLLRLVLKKTDDRFAPEDFWERIRIRPALALGFPHMDIDTIKWGAEGKTALLDVNFFGLYGVSSPLPTFYTEDLIDYQNNDNTAPRDFLDIIHGALYPLLYDSWKKHRLSLRAYEDEEESVLEWFHTFTGLSDSLFREGDPLYATTLRYAGLLTQHPRSAKALESILSDVLGQVPVTVEQCPEKTVPIPKDQLLILGKSLRLGEETVLGETLTDRINQIRIRVGPVENDGFDRLLPGNEDLEKVAFWYRFYLIEPVMADIEIILSDQSPRPICLGDRVRTRLGLDSWLENGSHTSRKHVVFSLHANEMEGDL from the coding sequence ATGGCCCGAGCGGCTGGGCACACAGACACTGATCTGATCGCTCTCAAGAAGGCCCTGGAAGAGGACGGAGACCAATACAGCTTTACCCAGGTCATCCGGCTTCTTCGGCTCGTTCTGAAGAAAACCGACGATCGATTTGCCCCGGAGGATTTCTGGGAACGGATCCGGATCAGACCGGCGCTCGCCCTGGGATTTCCCCATATGGATATCGATACCATCAAATGGGGAGCTGAGGGCAAAACAGCGCTTCTGGACGTGAACTTCTTTGGACTTTACGGCGTCTCCTCGCCTCTCCCGACCTTCTACACCGAAGACCTGATCGATTATCAGAACAATGACAACACCGCCCCCAGGGACTTTCTGGACATCATTCATGGGGCCCTGTACCCCCTTCTCTACGACTCCTGGAAAAAACACCGGCTGTCGCTACGCGCCTACGAAGATGAAGAGGAAAGCGTCCTCGAGTGGTTTCATACCTTTACGGGCCTTTCAGACTCCCTCTTCCGGGAAGGCGACCCGCTCTACGCGACAACCCTTCGTTATGCCGGCCTTCTCACACAGCATCCCCGGTCGGCAAAAGCTCTGGAATCGATCCTCTCCGATGTCCTCGGCCAAGTCCCGGTCACCGTCGAACAATGTCCGGAAAAAACCGTTCCCATCCCGAAAGACCAGTTGTTGATCCTGGGAAAATCCCTTCGTCTTGGAGAGGAGACCGTTCTGGGTGAAACGCTCACCGACCGGATCAACCAGATCCGGATACGGGTCGGACCGGTGGAGAACGATGGCTTCGACCGGCTTCTCCCCGGCAACGAAGACCTTGAAAAGGTCGCCTTCTGGTATCGCTTTTATCTGATCGAACCGGTCATGGCGGATATCGAGATCATTCTCTCGGACCAATCACCCAGACCGATCTGTCTTGGAGATCGTGTCCGAACGAGGCTGGGACTCGACTCATGGCTCGAAAACGGATCCCACACCTCCCGGAAACATGTTGTTTTTTCGCTCCACGCCAACGAAATGGAAGGGGACTTATGA
- the tssB gene encoding type VI secretion system contractile sheath small subunit — protein MDDQGSVAPKERVNIVYRPATGDAKEEVELAFKQLVVGDFTQKEDDRQLEEIKPINVDKDNFDNVLESHKLSLDLTVPNSLETRKPGEEPENMSVSLKFKSLKDFDPDSIVEQVPELRELIALRDALKALKGPLGNIPDFRKKLQEIIQNEGTREKFLSELGIKNS, from the coding sequence ATGGATGATCAAGGTTCTGTCGCCCCCAAGGAAAGAGTCAATATCGTCTACCGTCCGGCGACGGGAGATGCGAAGGAAGAAGTCGAACTGGCCTTCAAGCAGCTCGTGGTCGGAGACTTCACCCAGAAAGAAGACGACCGGCAGCTTGAAGAGATCAAGCCCATCAATGTGGACAAGGACAACTTCGACAATGTCCTTGAAAGCCACAAGCTCTCTCTTGACCTGACCGTCCCCAACAGCCTGGAAACCAGGAAGCCCGGAGAAGAGCCCGAAAACATGAGCGTCTCCCTGAAGTTCAAGAGCCTCAAGGATTTCGACCCCGACTCCATCGTCGAGCAGGTTCCCGAACTTCGAGAGCTGATCGCACTGAGAGATGCCCTGAAAGCCCTGAAGGGACCACTGGGGAATATTCCCGATTTCCGGAAGAAACTTCAGGAGATCATCCAGAACGAAGGAACCCGGGAAAAATTCCTCTCCGAACTTGGCATCAAGAATTCCTGA
- the tssF gene encoding type VI secretion system baseplate subunit TssF yields MSNHFYEQELKRLRSLSKEFSAAHPSLAPMLAQESTDPDVERLLEGVAFLTGILHQRLNDQYPEFIQEVARVLFSQFLRPFPSSTILSFSPKGKIAESIVVPKGTRAASIPVDGTTCFFETCQELTVHPLTLTQTRADQEEGKTASIHLTYTLTGMALSQFGASSLQFFLGGSYSEGSNHFYLLTRWLDRIELSSPGAPSTFLSPKSLKTPAFDDSSALFPASPGSFSSYRLFQEFFVQPSKFLFLELSDLDQWTERGTGNSFTISFHLSKSPSRPLAPAPRHFVLGAAPAINLYETDAEPIQVTHRQNDYPVTSSGVARGHFDIFGIKSVTGTETGSGKSFEYRPFQEILGQPKSPTTRAYRVVLRPSPVERRTETCLGLLYGSGEVPSHETLSLRILATNRFLPESLKPGEITRTTDNSPERLTFTNLTAPTPYIHPPLGDDLSWRVLSQLGLNFLSLADASRLRSLLSLYLFPMERNKTLEDTNKKRIESIREVTVKRITRLIRGILLRGSLIRIRVSGDGFADIADMSLFGSILNEFLAVYSTINSFTLVEIEDLLTGELLTWPERLGTQTLI; encoded by the coding sequence ATGTCGAATCACTTCTATGAACAGGAACTCAAGCGGCTCAGATCCCTGTCGAAGGAATTCTCGGCGGCCCACCCTTCGCTCGCCCCCATGCTCGCTCAGGAGTCGACCGATCCCGATGTGGAGAGACTCCTCGAAGGGGTCGCTTTTCTCACCGGCATTCTCCACCAGCGGTTAAACGACCAGTACCCGGAGTTCATCCAGGAAGTGGCGCGCGTCCTCTTTTCCCAGTTTCTACGGCCCTTTCCGTCATCAACGATCCTCTCCTTTTCCCCCAAGGGAAAAATCGCGGAATCCATCGTTGTGCCGAAAGGAACTCGGGCGGCCTCCATCCCGGTAGACGGGACCACCTGCTTTTTCGAAACCTGCCAGGAGCTGACCGTTCATCCCCTGACCCTGACCCAGACCAGGGCCGATCAGGAGGAAGGGAAGACTGCCTCCATCCATTTGACCTATACCCTGACAGGGATGGCCCTATCGCAGTTTGGCGCCTCCTCCCTCCAGTTCTTTCTGGGAGGAAGCTATTCGGAAGGATCCAACCATTTTTACCTTCTGACCCGCTGGCTGGACCGGATCGAACTTTCTTCACCCGGAGCGCCTTCGACATTTCTGTCTCCGAAGTCTCTCAAAACCCCGGCATTCGACGATTCTTCCGCTCTTTTTCCCGCCTCCCCGGGTTCATTTTCCTCCTACCGGCTCTTCCAGGAGTTCTTCGTCCAGCCCTCGAAGTTCCTCTTTCTGGAACTTTCCGATCTGGACCAATGGACCGAAAGAGGGACAGGAAACAGCTTTACCATCTCGTTCCACCTCTCAAAATCCCCCTCTCGCCCCCTTGCTCCCGCTCCCCGCCATTTTGTCCTGGGGGCGGCGCCGGCGATCAACCTCTACGAAACAGATGCGGAGCCGATCCAGGTCACACATCGTCAGAACGACTATCCGGTCACATCATCCGGAGTCGCCCGCGGACATTTCGACATCTTCGGGATCAAGAGCGTGACGGGAACCGAAACCGGGAGCGGGAAATCATTTGAATACCGGCCCTTTCAGGAGATTCTCGGACAACCCAAATCCCCCACCACCCGGGCCTACCGGGTGGTGCTCCGGCCATCACCGGTCGAACGCCGGACGGAAACCTGCTTGGGGCTCCTGTATGGATCCGGGGAGGTCCCCTCTCACGAGACCCTCTCGCTCAGGATCCTGGCCACGAACCGATTTCTCCCCGAGTCCCTCAAACCCGGAGAGATCACCCGGACCACCGACAACTCTCCCGAGCGGCTGACATTCACCAATCTCACCGCTCCCACTCCCTATATCCACCCACCTCTGGGGGACGATCTCTCCTGGAGAGTCCTCTCCCAGCTGGGGCTCAATTTTCTCTCCCTGGCCGATGCCAGCCGACTTCGCTCCCTTCTCTCCCTCTATCTCTTTCCGATGGAGCGGAACAAGACCCTTGAAGACACCAACAAAAAACGCATCGAAAGCATCCGGGAGGTCACCGTCAAGAGGATCACCAGATTGATCCGGGGCATTCTGCTCCGGGGCTCCCTGATCCGGATCAGGGTCAGCGGAGACGGATTCGCGGATATTGCCGACATGTCTCTCTTCGGATCGATCCTCAACGAATTTCTGGCGGTCTATTCAACGATCAACTCATTCACACTGGTCGAAATCGAAGATCTGCTCACAGGAGAACTGCTGACATGGCCCGAGCGGCTGGGCACACAGACACTGATCTGA
- the tssC gene encoding type VI secretion system contractile sheath large subunit, with protein MAENAQDQKGQSQSSEQPTFSDSLIDDLVEATRLKPGDEAYSITRQGVKAFINELLEPQRAVEKVTQATVDEMIAELDKKLCHQVDAILHNAEFQKMESAWRSLKFLVDRTDFRENNKIEILNVSKQKLLEDFEDAPEITKSGLYKIAYTNEFGQFGGQPYGTIIANYEMNPGPQDIKLLQNIASVATMAHAPFIAAAGPEFFGVDDFSKLPNLKDLASIYEMPQFTKWNSFRESDDSRFVGLTVPRFMLRLPYGQGTVPSKKFNYQEDVSGGNSSFLWGNASFAFASRLSESFAKYRWNTNIIGPQGGGAVTNLPIYNFEAMGEVQSKIPTEILVSERREFELAEQGFIGLTMRKNSDNAAFFSANSTQKAKIFAQTKEGKEAELNYKLGTQLPYIFVVSRLAHYIKIIQRENIGTWKERGDLETELNNWIRQYVSDMDNPAPGVRSRRPLRQAEIVVSDVDGDPGWYRVSLKVRPHFKYMGASFTLSLVGKLDKK; from the coding sequence ATGGCAGAAAACGCCCAGGATCAAAAAGGGCAGTCCCAGTCGTCAGAACAACCCACCTTCAGCGATTCCCTGATTGACGATCTCGTGGAGGCGACACGGCTCAAACCGGGAGACGAGGCCTACTCCATCACCCGACAGGGAGTGAAAGCCTTCATTAACGAACTCCTCGAACCGCAGAGAGCCGTCGAAAAAGTCACCCAGGCCACCGTCGACGAAATGATCGCCGAACTCGACAAAAAACTCTGCCATCAGGTGGACGCCATCCTCCACAACGCGGAGTTCCAGAAGATGGAATCGGCCTGGAGATCGCTCAAGTTCCTCGTCGACCGGACCGATTTTCGCGAAAACAACAAGATCGAGATCCTGAATGTCTCCAAACAGAAACTCCTCGAAGACTTCGAAGACGCCCCCGAAATCACCAAATCCGGACTCTACAAGATCGCCTACACCAACGAATTCGGACAGTTTGGCGGACAGCCCTACGGAACCATCATCGCCAACTATGAAATGAACCCCGGCCCACAGGACATCAAGCTCCTCCAGAATATCGCGAGCGTCGCCACCATGGCCCACGCGCCATTCATCGCCGCCGCCGGCCCGGAATTTTTCGGAGTGGACGATTTCTCGAAACTTCCGAACCTGAAGGATCTGGCCTCGATCTACGAAATGCCCCAGTTCACCAAATGGAACAGCTTCCGCGAAAGCGACGACTCCCGCTTCGTGGGTCTGACCGTCCCCCGATTCATGCTTCGTCTTCCCTACGGGCAAGGCACCGTTCCCTCCAAAAAATTCAACTACCAGGAAGATGTCTCGGGCGGCAACAGCTCGTTTCTCTGGGGAAACGCCTCGTTCGCCTTCGCGTCGAGACTGTCGGAGAGCTTTGCCAAATACCGCTGGAACACAAACATCATCGGACCTCAAGGTGGTGGCGCCGTGACCAATCTCCCGATCTACAACTTCGAAGCGATGGGGGAGGTCCAGAGCAAGATTCCCACAGAAATCCTCGTCTCGGAGCGGCGGGAATTCGAACTGGCCGAACAGGGCTTCATTGGATTGACCATGCGAAAGAACAGCGACAACGCCGCTTTCTTCTCGGCAAACTCCACCCAGAAAGCCAAAATCTTCGCCCAGACAAAAGAAGGCAAGGAGGCCGAGCTCAACTACAAGCTCGGGACCCAGCTTCCCTATATTTTTGTCGTGAGCCGGCTCGCCCATTACATCAAGATCATCCAGCGGGAAAACATCGGAACATGGAAAGAGCGGGGCGATCTCGAAACGGAGCTCAACAACTGGATCCGCCAGTACGTCTCCGACATGGACAACCCCGCGCCCGGCGTCCGGAGCCGGCGCCCCCTCAGGCAGGCCGAAATTGTCGTGTCCGATGTTGACGGAGATCCGGGATGGTACCGGGTTTCCCTGAAGGTCAGGCCCCACTTCAAGTATATGGGCGCCTCCTTCACCCTGTCTCTTGTCGGGAAGCTCGACAAGAAATAA
- a CDS encoding ISNCY family transposase: MNRTNVLQEIRKMRFEDTWNEWKKGCLTQEEAGRILGMSERTFRRYVRRVEEEGIQGILDKRLTQASSRRAPVDEALGLVEKYRSRHDGWNVKHFHSWYRKEGGKRSYTWVKKTLQENGAVQKAPGKGKHRKRRERAAWEGMMIHQDASRHPWVSGQVWDLVVVTMDDATNEHYSMFFVAEEGTASSLQGIREVIGKKGLPSSLYTDRGSHYWITPEAGGKVDKKNLTQFGRAMKQLGIEMIAAYSPEARGRSERAFRTHQERLPKELALAGITTMEEANRYLSEIYLPAFNTEFSHRAPEEGSAFVPWTGESLDEILCEHYERTVGNDNCVSFEGRILQIPSDRYRLHYVRTTVRVHRHPDGSLSLFHGPRKLSDYPFKKPEHPKTKKEPRTKAPSTGIRPVEALV, from the coding sequence ATGAACCGAACAAATGTGCTACAGGAGATCCGGAAGATGCGTTTTGAAGATACCTGGAATGAATGGAAGAAAGGATGTCTGACTCAGGAAGAAGCCGGCCGGATTCTGGGGATGAGTGAAAGGACATTCCGGAGATATGTCCGGCGAGTCGAAGAGGAAGGGATCCAGGGGATTCTGGACAAACGACTCACCCAGGCCTCATCAAGACGGGCACCGGTGGATGAAGCCCTGGGACTGGTCGAAAAGTACCGGAGCCGGCATGACGGGTGGAATGTGAAACACTTCCACTCCTGGTACCGGAAAGAGGGCGGGAAACGGAGCTATACCTGGGTCAAGAAGACGCTTCAGGAGAATGGAGCGGTCCAGAAAGCCCCCGGAAAGGGGAAGCACCGGAAGAGACGGGAGCGTGCGGCCTGGGAAGGGATGATGATCCATCAGGATGCCAGCCGTCATCCCTGGGTATCCGGACAGGTCTGGGATCTGGTGGTGGTGACGATGGATGATGCGACCAATGAGCATTACAGCATGTTCTTTGTGGCTGAGGAGGGAACCGCGTCCAGCCTTCAGGGGATACGGGAGGTGATCGGGAAAAAAGGCCTTCCTTCCTCCCTGTATACGGACCGGGGCAGCCACTACTGGATCACGCCGGAAGCGGGAGGGAAGGTGGACAAGAAAAACCTCACCCAGTTTGGACGGGCGATGAAGCAGCTGGGCATTGAAATGATTGCCGCGTATTCCCCCGAAGCGCGGGGACGCAGTGAACGGGCCTTCCGGACCCATCAGGAGCGTCTTCCCAAAGAACTCGCCCTGGCGGGAATCACGACGATGGAAGAGGCCAATCGCTACCTGTCCGAGATCTATCTTCCGGCCTTCAATACGGAATTTTCCCATCGGGCCCCGGAGGAAGGATCGGCTTTCGTTCCCTGGACCGGAGAGTCTCTGGACGAGATCCTCTGCGAGCACTACGAACGGACCGTTGGAAATGACAACTGCGTGTCTTTCGAAGGACGGATCCTTCAGATCCCTTCCGATCGGTACCGGCTCCATTACGTCCGGACGACCGTCAGGGTCCACCGGCATCCCGACGGATCGCTCTCCCTGTTTCATGGACCCCGGAAGCTTTCCGACTATCCTTTTAAAAAACCGGAGCACCCAAAAACGAAAAAGGAACCACGAACCAAAGCTCCTTCGACTGGAATCCGCCCGGTCGAAGCTCTTGTCTGA
- the tssE gene encoding type VI secretion system baseplate subunit TssE, with amino-acid sequence MESRERILERIAFWKEGAERDRLSRYESVSSSVRAHLSRLLTTRKGSVPISPEYGVPDLSNIAGSFESGTSLQMVQTILETVARFEPRLLSPKVRALDDTTELSSLRIEISGEILVNDQRTLIQIPAFVRANGEILLS; translated from the coding sequence ATGGAGTCCCGTGAACGCATTCTCGAGCGGATTGCCTTCTGGAAAGAAGGCGCGGAGAGAGACCGTCTTTCAAGATACGAGTCGGTCTCCTCCTCCGTACGGGCCCATCTCTCCCGGCTTCTGACGACCCGGAAAGGATCGGTTCCCATCTCCCCAGAATACGGTGTCCCGGATCTCTCGAATATCGCAGGATCCTTCGAATCGGGCACCTCCCTCCAGATGGTCCAGACCATTCTGGAGACGGTGGCCCGTTTTGAACCCCGTCTTTTGAGCCCCAAGGTCAGGGCCTTGGACGATACGACGGAACTGTCTTCCCTCCGGATCGAAATCTCGGGAGAGATCCTTGTAAACGACCAGAGAACCCTGATCCAGATCCCTGCCTTCGTCAGGGCAAACGGAGAAATTCTCCTGTCTTGA